The Opitutus sp. ER46 genome has a window encoding:
- a CDS encoding histidine phosphatase family protein gives MPDIVYLVRHADALDPLEDGDDASRRLSRTGHLQVRKLAELLRGGAFRPTAFWHSPLVRARETAEALARHLRLTPTWLEWPELAPDVDPQAMVGALRDARGSIAVVGHEPHLSCLATLLVTDAPRPTVFLIPKATVLALEPGGSRWAVRWQVTPELFH, from the coding sequence ATGCCGGACATCGTCTATCTCGTACGTCACGCCGATGCGCTCGATCCGTTGGAAGACGGCGACGACGCGTCGCGTCGACTCAGCCGCACCGGCCATCTCCAGGTGAGGAAGCTGGCGGAGTTGCTGCGCGGCGGGGCTTTTCGGCCGACCGCGTTCTGGCATTCGCCGCTGGTGCGGGCGCGCGAGACGGCGGAGGCGCTGGCCCGACACCTGCGTCTCACGCCCACGTGGCTGGAGTGGCCGGAACTCGCGCCCGACGTGGATCCGCAGGCGATGGTCGGGGCGCTGCGGGACGCGCGGGGCAGCATCGCGGTGGTGGGGCACGAGCCGCACCTGAGTTGCCTGGCGACGCTGCTGGTCACGGACGCGCCGCGCCCGACGGTGTTCCTTATCCCGAAGGCGACGGTGCTGGCGCTGGAGCCGGGCGGCTCACGCTGGGCGGTGCGCTGGCAGGTGACGCCGGAGCTGTTTCACTGA